The following proteins come from a genomic window of Meleagris gallopavo isolate NT-WF06-2002-E0010 breed Aviagen turkey brand Nicholas breeding stock chromosome Z, Turkey_5.1, whole genome shotgun sequence:
- the TAL2 gene encoding T-cell acute lymphocytic leukemia protein 2 has protein sequence MTRKIFTNTRERWRQQNVNSAFAKLRKLIPTHPPDKKLSKNETLRLAMRYINFLVKVLGEPGLQQTAVAARGSILGFFQQAPCLQTTEELPLIESCGASSPSMSSNIAECWSETSSP, from the coding sequence ATGACCAGGAAGATCTTCACCAACACCAGGGAGCGATGGAGGCAGCAAAATGTCAACAGCGCCTTTGCCAAGCTGAGGAAACTTATTCCCACCCATCCACCAGACAAAAAACTGAGCAAGAATGAGACGCTACGGCTAGCCATGAGATACATCAACTTCCTTGTCAAGGTGCTAGGAGAGCCAGGcctgcagcagacagcagtgGCAGCGCGAGGCAGCATCCTGGGATTCTTCCAGCAAGCCCCATGCTTGCAGACTACGGAGGAGCTGCCTCTCATTGAAAGCTGTGGTGCCTCGTCTCCTAGCATGAGCAGCAACATTGCAGAATGCTGGTCAGAGACTTCATCTCCTTAG